TGCCCTCAAGCGCGGCGAAGTCGACGTCGTCTACTCGATCCGCGGCGCGCTCGCCGAGGAGCTGCGCCGCACGGCCGGACTCACGCTCAAGCCCACCATCATCCCAGCGCCGTTCTGGATCTACTTCGCCGACCAGTGGGACGCGAAGTCGCCGTGGCACGACAAGCGAGTGCGCCTGGCCGCCAACTACGCGATCGACCGGACCGCGATCAACCAGGCCGAGACCCTCGGGTTCTCCAAGATCACCTGGAGCATCATCCCTTCGAGCTTCGACTTCTACTGGCAGCCGCCGGCGTACCCGCACGATCCGGCGAAGGCCAGACAGCTCCTTGCCGAGGCCGGCTACCCCAACGGCTTCGACGCGGGCGAGTACTACTGCGACGTCGCCTACGCCAACCTGGGCGAGGCCGCGGTCCACTACCTCCAGGCGGTCGGGATCCGGGTCAAGCTGCGGCCGCTCGAGCGCGCGGCCTTCTTCAAGGGGTTCGCGGAGAAGAAGCACCGGAACCTGATCCAGGGCGCCAGCGGCGCCTTCGGCAACGCCGCGACCCGCCTCGAGGCCTTCGTCGTCACCGGCGGCACCTACGTGTACGGCAGCTATGCCGACCTGGATGGGCTCTTCCGCGAGCAGGCGGCCGAGCTGGACCGCAAGAAGCGCGAGGCTGTCCTCAACCGGATCCAGCAGCTCGTCCACGAGAAGGCGATGTTCGCGCATCTGTGGGAACTGGCGTTCCTCAACGGCGTGGGGTCGCGCGTGGAGGAGTCGGGGCTCGGTCTCATCGCCGGCCACGCCTACTCGGCGCCCTACGAGGACGTGAAGCTCAAAGGGAAGTGAGGCACTGAGGGGGCGCGCAGGGCGTGAAGCAGTACATCGTCAAGCGGCTCGGCTACTCGCTGCTCTCGCTCTTTCTCCTCTCGCTCACCATCTTCCTCTTCGCCAGGCTGACCGGCGACCCCGTGGTGCTGCTCGTCGAGCCCGGGGCCAGCCAGGAGGACATCGACGCGATCCGGACACAGTTCGGCCTTGACCGGCCGCTCGTGGTCCAGTACGGGAACTTCCTCGAGAGCCTGATCCGGGGCGACTTCGGCAAGTCCTTCTACTACCGGACGCCGGTCCTCGAGCTGTACCTGTCGCGGCTCCCCAACTCGCTCCTCCTGGCGCTGGCGGCGATGGCGTTCTCGCTGCTGATCGGCATCCCGACGGGCATCCTGGCGGCGGTGCGGGTGAACCGCTGGTGGGACAGCGCGGGGAAGGTCTTTGCGCTGCTCGGGCTCTCGCTCCCGTCGTTCTGGGTGGGGCTCCTCCTGATCCTCTTCTTTTCCGTCTACCTGGGATGGCTCCCCTCCTCGGGCTCCGGCACGCCGCTCCACGTCGTGATGCCGGCCTTTGCCCTGGGCTGGTACTTCGCGGCGGCCCACATGCGGCTCACACGCTCGTCAATGCTCGAGGTCTTGGGCTCCGAGTACGTGAAGCTGGCGCGGTTGAAGGGGCTCCCCGAGGCGCTCGTGATCGCCAAGCATGCCTTCAAGAACGCCCTGATCCCGGTGCTGACGCTGGCGGGAATCAACCTGGTCATCATGGTGAACGTGGCGGTGGTCGTCGAGACCGTCTTCGCGTGGCCCGGCATCGGCCGGCTGCTCTACGAGGGGATCGCCTTCCGCGACTTCCCGATCGTCCAGGCGACGGTGCTCCTGGGCGGCGCCATGATCGTCGTCGTGAACCTCCTGGTGGACATCCTCTACGCCGCCATCGACCCGAGGATCCGCTATGAACGGTAGCCGAGCGGCCACGCTCACGCTCGCCTGGCGCTTCGCGTCCTTTCGCGTCGAAGGCTTTCCGGTCATCCCAATCGCCATCATCGCGACCATCGCGCTGCTCGCCATCTTCGCCGACGTGCTCGCCCCGCACAACCCTGAGGTGGGAAACCTGGGCGAGCGCTTCCGCCCGCCGGCCTGGCAGGCCGGGGGAAGCGAGAGGTACCTCCTCGGGACCGATCATCTCGGCCGCGATGTGCTCTCGCGCCTCATCTACGGGGCGCGGGTCTCGATGGTGGTGGGCTTCACCGCCGTGATCTTCGCGGGCATTCTCGGAACGGCGCTCGGGATCCTGTCAGGCTACCTCGGGGGTTGGGTGGACCAGGCTATCATGCGCATCACCGACACCTGGCTCGCGCTGCCCGCGCTCAGCTTCGCCATCTTCCTCGCTGCCATCGTCGGCCCCAGCGAGATGAACATCATCATCATCCTGGGCGCGGTCTACTGGACGCGCTACGCCCGGGTCATCCGCGGGGAGGTCCTCTCCATGAAGGAGCGCGACTTCGTCCGCCTCGCCGTGGTGGCCGGCTGCTCCAGGGGAACGATCATGCGGCGCCACATCCTCCCCAACGTCCTGAATTCCGCCGTCGTCCTGGGGACGCTGATGCTGGGCGTCGTGATCGTCGCCGAGGCGTCTCTCTCCTTCCTCGGGGTCGGGGTGCCTCCCCCCAAGCCCGCCTGGGGGCTCATGCTCGCCGACGGCAAGAAGGGCCTGATGGCCGGCTACTGGTGGCTCACGGTGCTCCCCGGCTGCTGCATCATGCTGATGGTGCTCTCGGCCAACCTCCTCGGCGACTGGCTCCGGGTCAAGCTGGACCCTCAGCTCCGCCAGCTGTGAGCGCGGCGTGCGGTCTGGGAGGCGGGCGTGGCGGTCGCCCTGCTGCTCGTCGCGATCTTCCTCGCGGGGTGCGGGACCGAGGACCGGGAGGCCCACGGCCGGCGCGTGGCCGAGGGTTACCTCCAGGCGGTCAAGGCGAACGACCTGGACGGGGCCATCACCTACTTCGCGCCGGGCTATCTTGAAACGCGGAATCCCCAGGTGCTGAAGCAGGACATCCAGATCATCACGGCGCGGCTCGGGGACCTGCGCTCGTACCGGCTCACGGCGGCCCGCTCGCGGACCGGTTTCGTCCCGCCCGAGACCGGCGCCTTCGTCAGCCTCCAGTACGAGGTGCACTACGCCAGGCATGCGGCCGAGGAGCGTTTCACCATCCAGAAGCCGTTCGGCCGCGGCGAGTATAAAATCGTGGGTCACAGCATCGTCTCGGAGGGGTTTGCGCGGGAATGAGCCGCCTGCTCGAGGTCAGGGACCTCTGCACACACTACGTGAGCGCCCGCGGCGCCCGGGTGACGCGGGCGGTCCACGGGGTCTCGCTCGCGCTCGAGACCGGGGAAACGCTCGGCATCGTGGGAGAGTCCGGCTCCGGGAAGACGACCCTCGCGCTTTCGATCCTGCGTCTCCTCCCGCCGGCGGGCCGGATCGTGCGGGGGGAGGTCAGGTTCGAGGGCGAAGACCTGCTGGCCAAGCCCGACGCCGAGATGCGCCGGATCCGGGGGAAGCGCATCGCCATGATCCTCCAGGACCCCATGGCTTCGCTGAACCCGCTCTTCACGGTCGGCGACCAGGTGGCCGAGCCCATCCGCGTCCACGAGAAAGCGGGCCGGAACGGGGCCTGGGCCAAGGCCCAGGAGTTGCTGCGGGCGGTGCGGATCCCCGCGCCCGAGGTGCGCGTGCGCGAGTATCCCCACCAGATGTCGGGGGGAATGCGCCAGCGGATCGTGGGCGCCATCGCGATCTCGTGCGAGCCACGCCTCCTGATTGCCGACGAGCCGACGACGAGCCTGTACCTGACGATCCAGGCCCAGTACCTGAACCTGCTGCGCGAGCTCCAGCGCGCGCACCGGCTCGCGCTGATCTTCATCACCCTCAACCTCGGCATCGTGGCCAAGATGTGCGACCGGGTGGCGGTGATGTACGCGGGACGCATCGTCGAGGCGGGACCCGTCCGCCGGATCTTCAACGACCCCGCCCACCCGTACACTCAGGCCCTGCTCGACTCCATCCCCCGGCTCGGCGATCCGCGCCAGCGCCTCACCGCGATCGACGGCCAGCCTCCCGACCTCGCCGCGCTCCCGCCGGGCTGCCCCTACCATCCCCGCTGCCCGAAGGTGATGGAGCGCTGCCGCGAAGAGGATCCGCCCGAGCTCAGCGTCGGCGAGGGCCAGGCGACGCGCTGCTGGCTCGCCGGCTCCTGAAGGGTTTGACGGAGGCGGTCTCTAGATGGTGGACGGAGGCAGTCGCAACTGACCCGATACCCGAGGGAGGGCCCGAATGAGTGAGCACAGCGCCTTTCGATCCGCCCTGGAGGCCGCGGTCAACGCCCGGCACAGCCGGCTCAACCCCTTCACCGAAAAGTGGGTCAAGGGAGAGCTCACGCGGGTCCAGCTCGGATCCTGGGCCGCGCAGCACTACCAGTACGTCTCCCAGTTCCCGCGCTGGTGCGCGGCGGTGTACGCCGAGTGCCCCGATCCGGACGCCCGCGACTTCCTGCTCGAGAACATCGTCGAGGAGGAATCCGGGACCAAGCACGTGGACCTGCTGATCCGGTTCGCCGAGGCCTGTGGCCTGACCCGGTCCGAAGTGGAGAACGCGAAACAGCTCCCCACGACCCGGGCCCTCACGGCCTGGTGTTACGAGATGTCCCACCGGCGGTTCCACGTGGCGGCCGCGGGCCTCCTGGTCGGGCTCGAGTCGCAGGTGCCCGGGATCTACCGGCGCAACCTGCCGCCGCTCAAGACCCACTACGGCTTCACCGACCACGAGGTCGAGTTCTTCTCGGTCCACATCGTGGCCGACGAGGTGCACGGCGAGCGCGGGTACCAGATCGTGGAGCAACACTGCACCACGCCCGAACGGCAGGCCGAGGCGCGCGAGGCGGTCCGACAGGCCACCGAGATGCGCTGGCAGTACATGAGCGGCCTCTACCGCGCCTACGTCCTCAAGGAAGAGCTGTGAGCTTCCTCGGAGGGGGGCTCCGCCCCGACCCTGACACTGAGTTGATTTGATCGGAGGGTCAGCCTGATGCCACTCACGCTCAAGAAGGCCGTCGAGTGTATCGAGAAAGGGATCGCCAAGGCGCGCGAGCTAGGCTTCAACGTCGCGATCGCGGTGGTGGACGACGCCGGGCACCTCGTGGCCTCGCACCGGATGGACGGGGCCTTCTGGGTGACGCCGGAGATCGCTCGGGCCAAGGCCAATGCGACCGTCGCCTTCCGCGCGACCACCCTGGCGCTGGAGGAGCGGTTCGCCACCCGCCAGCTCTTCGCCGGAAACGTGGCGGCCCTGGGGGCGTACCAGTTCGTGTTCGGCAAGGGAGGGGTCCCGATCGTGGAGGACGGCCGGATCATCGGTGGGATCGGCGTCAGCGGGGCGGTCCCGGCAGAGAACGACCATGCAATCGCCGACGCCGCCGCCGGCCATCCGGTCATCCCTAAGAGCCATTAACGTTCTGACTCCCAAAGGAGGAAGCGCCATGACCGCACGACGCATCGCCTTGCTTGCCCTCTCGCTCGTCCTCTCCTTCGTCCTGGCCGGCCCCGCCTCCGCCCAGCTCATGGACAAGAAGGCCCTCACGCTGGAGGCGGCGAAGAAGATCGCCGCGGCGGCCGAGGCCGAAGCGATGAAGAACAACTGGCGCGTCGTCATTGCCATCGTGGACGACGGCGGCCACCTGACCTACCTCCAGCGGATCGACGAGACCCAGACCGGCAGCATTCGCGTGGCCATCGAGAAGGCCCGCACGGCGGTGGCCTACAAGCGGCCGACCAAGGTCTTCGAGGACCTCGTGGCCGGCGGCCGGAACGTGATCCTCAGCCTCCCCGGCGCGATGCCGATCGAGGGCGGGCTGCCGCTCGTCGTGGACGGGAAGGTCGTCGGCGCGATCGGCGTCAGCGGGGTCACCGCGCAGCAGGACGGGATCATCGCCAAAGCTGGTGTGGACGCCTTCGGCAAGCTGCTCGGGCGATAGGGAGGGATCCGACATGCGCCTGGAAGTCCTGAACCCGCAGGCCCAGACCGTCGAGCAGACAGTCAAGGCCGCCCACAGGCCGAGCGACCTCACGGGGAAACGGATCGGCCTCTACTGGAACCTCAAGGCGGGGGGCGACCACGCGCTGACCCGGGCCGCGGAGCTCCTGAGCCAGCGCGTTCCGGGCGCCGCCTTCTCCCGCTACTGGGGCGAGGTCGGGAGCCTCTTCCGCATGGCCACGGCGGCCGACGTCGAGCGGATCGCCGCCGACTGCGATGCGGTCATCGGCACCACGAGCGACTGAGGGTCGTGCACGTCGTGGCTTGTCCACGACATGGTTGAGCTGGAGAAGGCGGGGGTCCCGACCGTCTCGTTCACGGCGGAGGCCTTCGCCCGCGACGCGCGGCGGAGCGCCCAGGCCTTCGGGCTCCCTGCCCTGCCCATCGCGGTGGTCCCACTCCCCTTCACCAATCAGACGCCGGACGAGATCCGACGTGCTGTCGATGGCTGCATCGACCGGGTGATCGAGGCCCTCACCACGCCCCCGACCCTCACCGTCGAGACGCCGGCCGCCGGCGCGCCCGCCGAGAGCCTCAGCGTGGACGGGACCGACGCCCTGGATGTCCTGGACCGGATGACCCGTCTCTTCCTCGAGCGCGGCTGGAGCGACGGCTTCCCGCTCGTCCCGCCGACTCCCGACGGGGTGGAGCGCATGCTCCGTGGGACCCGCCGCGCCCGCGACGAGGTGGTGGCGGTTCTCGAGCCCGGCTTCGGCGTCGCCACCGTCGAGAAGATCGCGATCAACTGCGTGATGGCCGGCTGCCTTCCTGAGCATCTCCCGGTGCTGATCGCCGCGGTCCAGGCCGTCGCCGAGCCCACGTTCTTCCTCCGGATCGCGGCGATGTCCACGGGCCCCCACGCCCCGCTCATCCTGGTCAACGGCCCGCTCGCGCGGGAGCTCGGCATCAACTCGGGGCGCGGCGCCCTCGGCCCCGGCTCTCAGAACCGGGCGAATGTGGTGATCGGTCGGGCGCTCCGCTTGATCTACATGAACGTCGGCCAGGCCTATCCGGGCGTCATGGACATGGACACGATCGGATCGGCCAACAAGTTCAGCCTCTGCCTGGCGGAGAACGAGGACGCCAACCCGTGGAGCCCGTTCCACGTCGAGCGCGGCTACGACCGCGACACGAGCGCGGTGACGGTCATCACCGTGTACGCCCAGTCCGACGTCTTCGACTTCTTCAACACGACCCCCGAGGGAATCCTCAACACGGTGGCGAGCGCCGCCGCCAACATCGCCGTCGCCTCCACGGGGCGGTGGCTCGAGGGGAGCTGGGCCGACCCGAAGACCAAGGTCAAGATCCTGGACCGGAACCTGCTCCTCCTCTGCCCTGAGCACGCGGCCATCATCGCCAAGCACGGCTGGTCCAAGGCCGATGTCCGCGACTACCTTTACCGCCACGCCACGCTCCCGTTCCGCGTCCTGCGCTCCAACCGCGAGCCCTCCACGCTGATCGCCGGCCGCCCCGACCTCCAGTGGCTCACCCAGCATCCGGACCTGCCCCTGCCCCTGGTGGAGCTGCCTGAGTGCTACGAGATCGCCGTGGTCGGAGGGGCGGCAGGACGGAGCATGTACTTCTACGGGGCCCACGAGGCCATCACGAAACCAATCGAAAGGAGCAAGCCATGAAGCCAGCGCTCAGGTTCGCGGCCTCACTCCTGGTCGTGTCGCTCCTCGTCGCCGGCCCCGCCTGGGGACAGGCCAGGCCCTCCGGCGAGCTGACCATCGCGCTCTCGAGCTTCTCGACCGAGATCCTGGATCCCGTGCTCGGCGGCCATATCGTCAAGTTCTACCTCTCGCTGATCTTCGACTACCTGGTCGGCGTCACCCCGGACGGCCAGCCCTCGAAGGACAACGGGGTCGCCAGTCGCTGGGAGGCCTCCCCCGACCACAAGCGCTGGACCTTCCACCTCCGCAAGGGGATCAGGTTCCACAACGGCGACGCCCTGACCGCCGACGACGTCAAGTTCAGCCTGCTGCGCGCCATGGGCAAGCGCTCCACGACCGGGTACGCCGGCCCGCTCCGCGCGCTGGTCCAGGACATCGAGACCCCGGCCCCCGACCGGGTCGTGATCGTGACCAAGGAGCCCACGCTCATCATCCCGCCCTACCTCTCGCGCGTCCTCTCCACCGAAGGGATGATCCTCTCGAAGAAGTACCTGGAGGCCAAGGGCGATGACCACTTCGCCCGCGCGCCGATCGGGAGCGGCCCGTACCGCTTCGTCGAGCAGGTCACCGGCTCCCACGTCAAGCTGGAAGCCGTCGAGGGCCACTGGCGGCTCGGCACGCCCAAGTTCAAGACCGTGACGTTCAGGCTCATCCCCGAGGAGACGACGCGGGTCGCCATCCTCCGCCGCGGCGAGGCCGACATCATCGAGATCAGCCGCGACCGGGTCAAGGAGGTCGAGCGCGGCGGCTTCCCGATCTTCATGCGGAAGGACGACTCGCTCCTCCAGATGTGGTGGGTCCAGCCGTGGGAGAATACCCCGGTGAAGGACAGACGGGTCCGGGAAGCCCTCAATATCTCCATCGACCGGAAGGAGCTGGCCGCCACGATCTTCGGCGGCATGGCGGACCCGGGCGCCATCCCCTTCGGGCTCTCCTGGGCCTTCCCCGACGTGAACTTCAAGATGACCGCCGATGTCGCGTATCCCTACGACCCCGCGCGGGCGAAGAAGCTCCTGGCTGAGGCCGGCTACGGGGGAGGCTTCCCGATCGAGTTCTACGCCTTCCAGCTCCCGGGCCTCCCCGAGGGCAAGGCGATGGCCGAGGCTGTCGCGGGCTACTGGCAGAAGATCGGAGTCCAGCCGAAGCTCGTCCCTGTGGACTACGGCGCCTTCAGGAAGAAGTGGCTCGACCAGTCGATCCCGGGCGCTGTGGGCTACTACAACATGGCCAACCGCGACTGGATCGGCACCTACGCGCTGATCGAAAAGATGGCCTACACCCCGTCCAAGACGACGACCACGAAAGACCCTGAGATTGACGGCATGGTGCGGGAGGTGCTCCGCCAGACCGACCGCGAGAAGATCAACACGCTCATGCGGAACATCTTCCTCAGGCTCCGGAGCGAGCACTTGGGGGGGCCGCTGGTGTACCTCCATACCCCGTACGCCGCGTCGAAGAAGATCACGAAGTGGAATCCAGGGTCTGTCATGTACGACCTGAACATCGACGAGCTGGTGACGGCCAGGTGATCGTGCGACCCTGCGCATGCGGCGCTTCATCCTGACGCGCCTCGTTCAGTCGCTGGTGGCCCTGGCGATCCTGTCCGTCGTCGTCTTCGCG
This DNA window, taken from Candidatus Rokuibacteriota bacterium, encodes the following:
- a CDS encoding ABC transporter substrate-binding protein, which codes for MTERTRSLRILALALLLAWTGPVGIPGAGAAPEGQMTWGVHTSLAPTWFDPAETPGIITPFMVLYALHDAVVKPMPGKPIAPALAESWTVSPDALTYEFALRKGVKFHNGDPLTAEDVKFSFERYRGTAAKTLKERVAAVETPDPGRVRFRLKQPWPDFLTFYATATGAGWIVPRKYVEKVGDDGYKKHPIGAGPYKFVSFTPGVELVFEAFDQYWRKAPGVKRLVFKVIPDESTRLAALKRGEVDVVYSIRGALAEELRRTAGLTLKPTIIPAPFWIYFADQWDAKSPWHDKRVRLAANYAIDRTAINQAETLGFSKITWSIIPSSFDFYWQPPAYPHDPAKARQLLAEAGYPNGFDAGEYYCDVAYANLGEAAVHYLQAVGIRVKLRPLERAAFFKGFAEKKHRNLIQGASGAFGNAATRLEAFVVTGGTYVYGSYADLDGLFREQAAELDRKKREAVLNRIQQLVHEKAMFAHLWELAFLNGVGSRVEESGLGLIAGHAYSAPYEDVKLKGK
- a CDS encoding ABC transporter substrate-binding protein, whose amino-acid sequence is MKPALRFAASLLVVSLLVAGPAWGQARPSGELTIALSSFSTEILDPVLGGHIVKFYLSLIFDYLVGVTPDGQPSKDNGVASRWEASPDHKRWTFHLRKGIRFHNGDALTADDVKFSLLRAMGKRSTTGYAGPLRALVQDIETPAPDRVVIVTKEPTLIIPPYLSRVLSTEGMILSKKYLEAKGDDHFARAPIGSGPYRFVEQVTGSHVKLEAVEGHWRLGTPKFKTVTFRLIPEETTRVAILRRGEADIIEISRDRVKEVERGGFPIFMRKDDSLLQMWWVQPWENTPVKDRRVREALNISIDRKELAATIFGGMADPGAIPFGLSWAFPDVNFKMTADVAYPYDPARAKKLLAEAGYGGGFPIEFYAFQLPGLPEGKAMAEAVAGYWQKIGVQPKLVPVDYGAFRKKWLDQSIPGAVGYYNMANRDWIGTYALIEKMAYTPSKTTTTKDPEIDGMVREVLRQTDREKINTLMRNIFLRLRSEHLGGPLVYLHTPYAASKKITKWNPGSVMYDLNIDELVTAR
- a CDS encoding iron-containing redox enzyme family protein; this translates as MSEHSAFRSALEAAVNARHSRLNPFTEKWVKGELTRVQLGSWAAQHYQYVSQFPRWCAAVYAECPDPDARDFLLENIVEEESGTKHVDLLIRFAEACGLTRSEVENAKQLPTTRALTAWCYEMSHRRFHVAAAGLLVGLESQVPGIYRRNLPPLKTHYGFTDHEVEFFSVHIVADEVHGERGYQIVEQHCTTPERQAEAREAVRQATEMRWQYMSGLYRAYVLKEEL
- a CDS encoding ABC transporter permease, whose protein sequence is MNGSRAATLTLAWRFASFRVEGFPVIPIAIIATIALLAIFADVLAPHNPEVGNLGERFRPPAWQAGGSERYLLGTDHLGRDVLSRLIYGARVSMVVGFTAVIFAGILGTALGILSGYLGGWVDQAIMRITDTWLALPALSFAIFLAAIVGPSEMNIIIILGAVYWTRYARVIRGEVLSMKERDFVRLAVVAGCSRGTIMRRHILPNVLNSAVVLGTLMLGVVIVAEASLSFLGVGVPPPKPAWGLMLADGKKGLMAGYWWLTVLPGCCIMLMVLSANLLGDWLRVKLDPQLRQL
- a CDS encoding heme-binding protein yields the protein MDKKALTLEAAKKIAAAAEAEAMKNNWRVVIAIVDDGGHLTYLQRIDETQTGSIRVAIEKARTAVAYKRPTKVFEDLVAGGRNVILSLPGAMPIEGGLPLVVDGKVVGAIGVSGVTAQQDGIIAKAGVDAFGKLLGR
- a CDS encoding ABC transporter permease, with the protein product MKQYIVKRLGYSLLSLFLLSLTIFLFARLTGDPVVLLVEPGASQEDIDAIRTQFGLDRPLVVQYGNFLESLIRGDFGKSFYYRTPVLELYLSRLPNSLLLALAAMAFSLLIGIPTGILAAVRVNRWWDSAGKVFALLGLSLPSFWVGLLLILFFSVYLGWLPSSGSGTPLHVVMPAFALGWYFAAAHMRLTRSSMLEVLGSEYVKLARLKGLPEALVIAKHAFKNALIPVLTLAGINLVIMVNVAVVVETVFAWPGIGRLLYEGIAFRDFPIVQATVLLGGAMIVVVNLLVDILYAAIDPRIRYER
- a CDS encoding heme-binding protein, producing MPLTLKKAVECIEKGIAKARELGFNVAIAVVDDAGHLVASHRMDGAFWVTPEIARAKANATVAFRATTLALEERFATRQLFAGNVAALGAYQFVFGKGGVPIVEDGRIIGGIGVSGAVPAENDHAIADAAAGHPVIPKSH
- a CDS encoding ABC transporter ATP-binding protein → MSRLLEVRDLCTHYVSARGARVTRAVHGVSLALETGETLGIVGESGSGKTTLALSILRLLPPAGRIVRGEVRFEGEDLLAKPDAEMRRIRGKRIAMILQDPMASLNPLFTVGDQVAEPIRVHEKAGRNGAWAKAQELLRAVRIPAPEVRVREYPHQMSGGMRQRIVGAIAISCEPRLLIADEPTTSLYLTIQAQYLNLLRELQRAHRLALIFITLNLGIVAKMCDRVAVMYAGRIVEAGPVRRIFNDPAHPYTQALLDSIPRLGDPRQRLTAIDGQPPDLAALPPGCPYHPRCPKVMERCREEDPPELSVGEGQATRCWLAGS